The segment CGTCCACGGGCTGCCGCGCCGGCTGGCTGCGGGAGGCGCCTGGAGCTCCTTCTCCGTGACGCTCGCCAACACCACCGACAAGCCGCTGGCGGAGGTCCAGCCGTACCTGCTCGTGTCCTCCGCCGAAGATGTCGACCGGCCGTACTGGGAGCTGGAGACCGAGTACCGCGACGCCAAGACGGGGCGGTGGAAGACCTTCCATGACGCGGAGCCCGAGGACGTGTTCGGCTTCCTTGCCGTCCGTCCGCGCAGCACCGTCACGCTCCAACTGCGCACCCGCGTGGTCAAAAACGCCAAGCCCGGCGCCGGGTACGCGCTCGCCGCCGGCGACTACCGCAACCGCGACGGTTCCTGCGGTTCGGCCAGGGAAGCCTGGTCCGACTTCACCATCCTCCCCGCGGGCACGAAGCCGACGCAGTCCCCGACCACCAAGCCGGGCGAGTCGGCCAAGCCGGGTGGCACGGCCGAGACCGGCCAGAGCGCCGCGTCCGGCGGCGATACGGGTGGCTCCGATTCCGCCGGCGGCCTCAGCCCGCAGGGCGGCGCCCACCTCGCCGCGACCGGCTCCTCGTCCGCGCTCCCGGCGATCGCTCTCATCGGCGGAGCCGCGATGGTGGTCGGCGCGGGTGCGGTCATCGGCGTGCGCCGCAGGCGGGGCGTGGCCGGTCCGGGCGCCACGGACGTCACCGCGTAAGCCCGCAACCATTTCTCCAAGAACCTGACAACCCAAGAACCCACGGCCTTGGAACTCAATGACACAGGAAACAAAGGCTCCAAGGTCCCAAGAACCAGGAAAGAGATCTTCATGAAACTGCGCCGTGCCCTGTCGCTCTCAGCCGCGACGGCCGCCCTGCTTCCCGTGGTGGTGGCCGCCGCGCCCGCCTCCCAGGCGGCGCCTGCCGCGGATATCCCGTCGTGCTCCGATGTCAGCAACGGGCAGCACCACAACAACGCCTTAGTGGGCCGCACGTTCGGCATACCCAAGGCGATCACTCTCGGCACTCACTGGATGACCTACACCGCCACGCTCACCAACACCTCGGCGAAGGAGCTGAAGTCGTTCGAACTCAGCGCCAAGCTGGGCAGCTACATCTACAACGAGGGCGAGCGTGACCTGAGCCCGTACGGCGATCTGCAGTACTGGGACACCTCGCAGCACGCCTGGAAGACGCTGCGCCAGGCCAATGGGAACGCCGGCGGCACCGTCCCCGGCCCGAAGACGCTGAAGCCCCGCGAGTCCGTCCACATGCAGCTGCGGTTCAGGGTGAGCAAGGACCTGCCCCTGGACCAGACGTACGACGCGTACACCGGCCTCACCGGCACCTTCATCGACCGCTACCACGACACGGAGTGCACGTCCGACGGCGACGCCAGCGGCAGTTTCTACCCGCCCGCGGGCTGAAACCTGCGGGGGGGCTGCCGCCGTCGCGGCCCGACGGCGGCAGCCCTTCCCGGACTGGCTCCGGCCTCCGCCCCATGCCGCTTCCAGCGCCCCCGGCGCCCCTCAGCCGCGCTCGACGAGGAGGTGCCGGGGGCCGCGCAGTACCGGGCTGCGCCGGTACGGTGGCGGGTCCTCGGGCAGGCGGGGTGTGTCGAGGTGCTGGAGGAGTGCGTTCAGGGCGATCTGGGCCTCCAGACGGGCGAGCGGGGCGCCGAAGCAGCTGTGAATGCCGCTGCCGAAGCCGAGGTGCTGGATGTCCTCGCGGAGCGGGTCGAAGCGGTCGGGGTCGTGGAACCGTTCGGGGTCACGATTGCCGGAGGCGAGCATCAGGATGAGCGGGGCGCCCTTGGGGATGGTGACTCCCGCGACCTCGATGTCGGCCAGCGGGGTGCGCTGCGGGAGCATCTGGACGGGCGGCTCGTAGCGCAGCAGTTCCTCCACGGCCCGGGGCATCAGTGTGGGGTCGCTGCGCAGACGTGCCAGCTGGTCGGGGTGGCGCAGCAGGGTGAGCATCCCGTTGGTGATCAGGTTGACCGTGGTCTCATGGCCGGCGATCAGCAGCAGCACGGAGGTGGCCATGATTTCGAGCGGGGTGAGCCGGCCATCGGTGTCGTCTCCTGCGGCGAACGCGGAGAGCATGTCGTCGGACGGATGCTCGCGGCGCTTCTCGGCGAGGTCTCCCAGATACAGCGCCATCGTCTTCCGGGCCTCCGCGGCGGCGCGTTGGCGCTCGGCGGGGTCCTCCTTGGGGTTGGGGTCGATGCCGGTGACGATCGCGTCCGACCACTGGCGGAACCGCGGCTCGTCCTCGATCGGTACGCCCAGCAGACGGCAGATCACGGTGACGGGGAGCGGGTAGGCGAAGTCGTCGACGATGTCGATCCGTTTCTTGCCCTCCAGGCCGGCGAGGAGGTCCTTGACGATGCGGCTGATTTCGCCGTGCATGGCATTGATCCGGCCGGGCGTGTGGGGCGGGCCGAAGGACCGCATCGCCAGGTTCCGCAGCCGGTGGTGTTCGGGGTCGTCGAGCCCGATGAAGGCCGGCGGGAGTCCTGCGTCGCCGGCCTCGGTCTCGTCCGGTGCGGTGCGGTTGCGGCGGTCCGAACTGACCCGTGGATCGTGGAGCAGCGCTTCGATCTCGTGGTAGGTCCCGACCAGGTAGCTGCCGTCCTCCTGCCGCGCGACCCGGTGCTCACGGAGTTCGGCGAAGAGCGGATAGGGGTCGGCGCGGTGGGCGTAGTCGGTGATCCGTTGGAACAAGGTGTCCGCAGCCATGCGCGGGGCTCCTCATCACTGTCGCTGTGGAGTGGCGGTGGTCTCAGCGGGCCGGCTGCACCACCGTCAGGCGTCGGTCCGGCAGATGACCGGTGAGGGCGACGGTCGGACCGTGCGAGAGCAGCTTCGGGTCCGGTACGTCGGAGGGGACGGGGTCCGGGGACTCGATCTGGTCGGCGGCTCCCGGTGCGGGCGGGAACGGCGCGGCCGTCTCGATCAGCCGCTGGTAGTACTCCAGTGACCTGGCCTGATTCACGCTCACGGCCGCGGTGACCCGCCCCCGGTAGCCGTAGACGGCGACCAGCCGGGCGTCCTTCAGCGAGCCCTGGGCGATGACCACCTGGTCGGAGAAGGTGGGCACCCCCACCGACTTGATGTTGAGGCCGAACTGGCTGGACCAGAAGGCCGGCACGGTCAGATGCGGGCGTCTGCGCGGCCCCGGATTGACCATGTTGTGGGCCGCCACCTCCGCCTGCGCGACCGCGTTGCCCCAGTGCTCCAGGGAGAGCAGCTGGTACTCGAAGAGCGGGTGCGGGAACCGGGCGACGTCACCGGCGGCGAAGATGTCGTCGGTCACGATCCCGTACATGTCGAAGGCGCGGCACCCGGCGTCGCAGGTCACTCCTCGCGGGCCCGCGGCGAGTCCCGATTCGACCAGCCATTCGGTGTTGCGGACCGCGCCCAGGGCGACCACGGCGATATCGGCGTCGATCCGGGTGCCGTCGGAGAACTGCGCGCCGGTGAGCCGGCCGTCGCCCTCCAGGGCGGTGACCGTCACTCCGCAGCGCAGGTCGACACCGTGCGCGCGCTGCAATTTCGCGGCGAGCGCGCCCAGTGTGCCGCCGAGCGCGCCGACGAGTGGTGCCGGTCCGCGCTCCGCGACCGTCACCGCCAGGCCGCGTTCCCGGCAGGCGGAGGCGATTTCCGAACCGGTGAAGCCGGCACCGATGACCAGGACCCGCCGTGGTCCGGCGTCCAGGCGTTCCGCGAGGCGGCGCGCCTCGTCGCTGGTGCGCAGAGTGAAGACCCCGTCCAAGGCGCCCTCTGCCGGGTGGGGCCAGCGCCGGGCGCGGGTTCCGGTGGCGATCAGCAGCCGGTCGAAGGGCACTTCCGCGCCATCGGCGAGCAGGACCCGCTTCTCGATCGGGTCGAGTCCGGTGGCACGCACCCCGAGTTTCCACTGCGCGTCCAGCTCTCGGCGCTGCGGCAGCCCGGTGTGACCCGCGGGAACCTTCCCGAGCAGCACCTGCTTGGACAGCGGAGGCCGGTCGTAAGGGGGCTGCGGTTCCTCCCCCACCAGAGTCAGCGAGCCGGTGAAGCCCTCCTCGCGCAGCTTCTCGGCAGCCCTCAGCCCTGTGAGCGACGCACCGACGATGACGATCCGGCCGTCGCGCGGTTCACCGTGCACCGGCGCCCGCCTCCTCACCCATGACGATGGCCTGCACCGGGCACGCCACGGCCGCCCGGCGCACCTGTTCCAGTTGCCCGTCCGGCACGACCGGGTGGTACAGCAGGGACTCCTCGCCATGCATCGTGAACACCTCGGGAGCGAGGAACGCGCACTGCGCATAGCCCTGACAGCGATTGAGATCCACGACGACGTT is part of the Streptomyces platensis genome and harbors:
- a CDS encoding cytochrome P450 → MAADTLFQRITDYAHRADPYPLFAELREHRVARQEDGSYLVGTYHEIEALLHDPRVSSDRRNRTAPDETEAGDAGLPPAFIGLDDPEHHRLRNLAMRSFGPPHTPGRINAMHGEISRIVKDLLAGLEGKKRIDIVDDFAYPLPVTVICRLLGVPIEDEPRFRQWSDAIVTGIDPNPKEDPAERQRAAAEARKTMALYLGDLAEKRREHPSDDMLSAFAAGDDTDGRLTPLEIMATSVLLLIAGHETTVNLITNGMLTLLRHPDQLARLRSDPTLMPRAVEELLRYEPPVQMLPQRTPLADIEVAGVTIPKGAPLILMLASGNRDPERFHDPDRFDPLREDIQHLGFGSGIHSCFGAPLARLEAQIALNALLQHLDTPRLPEDPPPYRRSPVLRGPRHLLVERG
- a CDS encoding NAD(P)/FAD-dependent oxidoreductase; translated protein: MHGEPRDGRIVIVGASLTGLRAAEKLREEGFTGSLTLVGEEPQPPYDRPPLSKQVLLGKVPAGHTGLPQRRELDAQWKLGVRATGLDPIEKRVLLADGAEVPFDRLLIATGTRARRWPHPAEGALDGVFTLRTSDEARRLAERLDAGPRRVLVIGAGFTGSEIASACRERGLAVTVAERGPAPLVGALGGTLGALAAKLQRAHGVDLRCGVTVTALEGDGRLTGAQFSDGTRIDADIAVVALGAVRNTEWLVESGLAAGPRGVTCDAGCRAFDMYGIVTDDIFAAGDVARFPHPLFEYQLLSLEHWGNAVAQAEVAAHNMVNPGPRRRPHLTVPAFWSSQFGLNIKSVGVPTFSDQVVIAQGSLKDARLVAVYGYRGRVTAAVSVNQARSLEYYQRLIETAAPFPPAPGAADQIESPDPVPSDVPDPKLLSHGPTVALTGHLPDRRLTVVQPAR
- a CDS encoding ferredoxin, producing MNVVVDLNRCQGYAQCAFLAPEVFTMHGEESLLYHPVVPDGQLEQVRRAAVACPVQAIVMGEEAGAGAR
- a CDS encoding LPXTG cell wall anchor domain-containing protein, producing MKIRRALTAAAAAAVIAPAAVMAAPAAAFATEPVSEAGPRTPASPDLSEPAANGSASQVRDGAARPTSGKPPKAAGTAERTTEGTTRAGGATGGGKNAGDADGAGQSCAFESEQLQVAVHGLPRRLAAGGAWSSFSVTLANTTDKPLAEVQPYLLVSSAEDVDRPYWELETEYRDAKTGRWKTFHDAEPEDVFGFLAVRPRSTVTLQLRTRVVKNAKPGAGYALAAGDYRNRDGSCGSAREAWSDFTILPAGTKPTQSPTTKPGESAKPGGTAETGQSAASGGDTGGSDSAGGLSPQGGAHLAATGSSSALPAIALIGGAAMVVGAGAVIGVRRRRGVAGPGATDVTA